The window CCAACTGAAGAATCCCGACGTTGTGTTTATTGGGCTCAGCGTTGAAACTGATCTGGCCGCAAGCGATCTCGCGGCCTATGCTGATGCTGCGGGGTTTGATTGGCTTTTTGCGGTGAGTACGCCCGAGCTGTTGCGCGAATTAACCGCAGTCTTTGGTCGAACCATCACCAATCCTCCGGCAACACCCCATTTTATTATTCGCCCTGATGGAACCACGACTGAACTCAGCACGGGAATCGAGCCAAGCGATGGCTTAATCAGGGCACTGCAAGCAGCAGGAGCAACGGCCCCATGAGCCAGTATTTTGAGGCTTTTCTGTTGGGCAATGGGGCGATTCTCGGCAATGTGTGTATGTTGCCACTCTACCCTGGGATGCTAGCCTATGTGGCAGGAACGCAACAACAGGCGCGGCCTGCGTGGTTTATGGCCGGATTGGGAATCTTGGTGCTGAGTGGCATTTTAACCCTCATGGTGGTGGTTGGCTTGATCGCATTTGTATTGCAACAATCGCTGAGCACGATGTTGCCCGTGCTTTTACCGCTGCTCTATGGCACGGTGATAATCCTAGGTATTTTGCTGCTGCTTGATCGCAATCCATTTACCCGGATAAGCCAACTCCAGATACCGATTATGCGCCATCCAGCGGCGGGTGCGTTTATCTATGGGCTTGGTTTAGGCCCAATGACCCTGCCCTGTACTGGCCCGTTAGTCATGAGTGCCTTTCTCTTGGGTGTCGGCGATCCACTAGCCGTGATTGACGGAATCCTCTACTTTGTA is drawn from Herpetosiphon gulosus and contains these coding sequences:
- a CDS encoding cytochrome c biogenesis protein CcdA; this encodes MSQYFEAFLLGNGAILGNVCMLPLYPGMLAYVAGTQQQARPAWFMAGLGILVLSGILTLMVVVGLIAFVLQQSLSTMLPVLLPLLYGTVIILGILLLLDRNPFTRISQLQIPIMRHPAAGAFIYGLGLGPMTLPCTGPLVMSAFLLGVGDPLAVIDGILYFVWFGVGFGWPLVVLPVFAQPMQRAFTKWTTRSHRWLNRFSGIVLVAIGLFGIVVEVLPNL